In Reichenbachiella agarivorans, one genomic interval encodes:
- a CDS encoding pectinesterase family protein, with protein MSKKTYLSIVLIWLGIALTYGQNTNAQTYDFRVEENVVDGQTIDELVAFTGNYSYHGGTYGLNLKVDAEINIAVEGSCTITFLGSVHSSLDVMGTAVTEGDLGTKAGKVDTDVVDTYSFDYIGDATTLNFKTIAATGNDLYLPTISIEYAPAVAELNGLTEVWDFGAEQLNEELYINNLNVDVMNAWFPGVDPGTRAQNIGGFTNGVLTFVGVAGSDRIRTTNELLTRTDENISDNGTGYTGRLYINSSAKRDRYLSLYLSEDDEVTIVSRADAAGNLVFEYMGDPEAQTDIFALTTTPTPYSFVAKETGEYQIYDNLGKPSYYRIYHKNADYYTLTGTVDVTDAASIPDGYQISFTNEAGKEWLADVDAGSYSVDLPSGYSYDLDLVGANGYVINTGKTIAIDETTTTFDVAIVEVSLNTVTGSITGLGENISTLNLEFTDQSEGKSYVPVPVIDTEAGTYRVDLEINSTYTIAALGVNDFSLENTSISMAEEAATLNLTFTEKPRHAVTIAAPFLNQEQLTKLRLTFSNLHEAGYEYGFDGTEGIALRDGTYAVSYDGLDEYAVELALTSNLKVEGTVVSKTLSFEPVTNWSFDDKIITNATAAYKGLVLTGNIANEIAKGHITAKPEATIQVPVSVGQKVTVSYYYSADLSFDGGEAITTATSSTNTAESAQFIYAGTEAGMVTITIGSGAGTTYISDITVSDVVAYAEVITVGTNKDYQTINEALNAVAAMNRSNGERVTIMIDPGNYEEMLVVNQANVTLKNAAATPDIALKDAGVGISDNAVRITSYYGHGYSYYSMSSDQKWHADVLAVNRANGQLSYENVGSGSDKGSYWNATVVVSASGFEAENIIFENSFNQYISQKESEDVVVMWASGGKGERPTDAGNTAVQNKSFVERAAAISITNNVDKVFLKECRVVGRQDSFYGGKGSRVAVYKGAMMGGTDYLFGGMTAVFYKSDLVMNTSADKNDVSYLTAAQQESGRGYLMYACTVTSAEPGTETASTERSKPGYFGRPWQAATSEVVFFNTTVETSDFEGSEGKSLIIPVGWLSSLGGESPKMYEFGTIEESGEDNQSVRASWSTVLSGGTLADATEITPFNFTKGNDDWDPFALLIEQEEEEEVEEPEVLEIPNDKLTATHIYAFENEIYVSNVNSLTQVRVYNMMGRLVKTLETKENTSFYLNNGLWIVRVQSADGQKAAKVLTR; from the coding sequence TACAATTACTTTTTTGGGTTCTGTACACTCTAGTCTGGATGTGATGGGAACAGCAGTGACTGAAGGTGACTTAGGTACCAAAGCTGGAAAGGTTGACACTGATGTAGTCGATACTTACAGCTTCGATTACATAGGCGATGCTACCACGTTGAACTTTAAGACAATAGCTGCAACAGGAAATGACCTATATCTACCCACGATCTCCATCGAATATGCTCCAGCAGTGGCAGAACTAAATGGACTAACAGAAGTTTGGGATTTTGGCGCAGAGCAGTTGAACGAAGAACTCTATATCAACAACCTGAATGTAGACGTGATGAATGCATGGTTTCCTGGAGTTGATCCTGGGACAAGAGCTCAAAATATAGGAGGGTTTACCAATGGGGTATTGACATTTGTGGGTGTTGCAGGTAGTGATAGAATCAGAACTACCAACGAGTTACTAACCCGTACTGATGAAAACATTAGTGATAATGGAACTGGATATACTGGCCGTCTTTATATCAACTCATCAGCCAAACGTGACCGTTACTTGAGTTTGTATTTGAGCGAAGATGACGAAGTGACCATTGTGAGTCGAGCCGATGCAGCAGGTAATTTGGTTTTTGAGTACATGGGTGATCCAGAAGCTCAAACCGATATTTTTGCATTGACCACCACTCCTACTCCATATAGTTTTGTTGCCAAAGAGACTGGAGAATATCAAATCTATGATAACCTAGGCAAGCCTAGCTACTACAGAATCTACCACAAGAATGCGGACTATTATACTTTGACTGGAACAGTGGATGTGACGGATGCAGCGTCTATTCCTGATGGTTACCAGATATCGTTTACCAATGAGGCTGGAAAGGAGTGGTTGGCAGATGTTGACGCAGGTTCTTATAGCGTTGATCTTCCATCTGGCTATAGCTATGATTTGGACCTGGTCGGAGCGAATGGCTATGTGATCAATACAGGAAAAACCATTGCAATCGATGAAACAACGACAACTTTCGATGTAGCCATAGTGGAAGTGAGTTTGAATACCGTGACTGGATCGATTACAGGTTTGGGAGAAAATATCTCAACTCTGAATTTAGAGTTCACGGATCAATCCGAAGGAAAATCTTATGTACCTGTGCCGGTTATAGATACAGAAGCAGGAACTTATCGTGTTGATCTTGAGATCAACAGCACATACACGATAGCCGCCCTAGGAGTCAATGACTTTTCATTGGAAAATACCAGTATCAGCATGGCAGAAGAAGCAGCCACATTGAATCTGACATTTACAGAAAAACCGCGTCATGCTGTAACGATCGCTGCTCCTTTCTTGAATCAGGAGCAGTTGACAAAGTTGCGTTTGACCTTCAGTAACTTGCATGAAGCAGGGTATGAATATGGTTTTGATGGTACCGAAGGCATCGCTTTGAGAGATGGGACCTATGCTGTGTCTTACGATGGACTGGATGAGTATGCAGTCGAATTGGCATTGACCTCTAACTTGAAAGTAGAAGGAACTGTAGTGAGTAAAACCCTGTCTTTTGAACCGGTTACCAATTGGTCATTTGATGACAAAATCATAACTAACGCGACTGCAGCCTACAAGGGCTTGGTCCTGACAGGCAATATTGCCAACGAAATAGCCAAAGGTCATATTACTGCCAAACCAGAAGCAACCATCCAAGTACCTGTGTCAGTGGGTCAGAAGGTAACAGTGAGCTATTACTATTCAGCTGACCTTTCATTTGACGGAGGAGAGGCGATCACGACTGCTACCAGTTCTACCAATACTGCTGAGTCAGCACAGTTCATCTACGCAGGTACCGAAGCAGGTATGGTGACGATTACCATAGGTAGCGGAGCGGGCACAACTTATATCTCAGACATTACAGTGTCTGATGTAGTAGCATATGCAGAGGTGATTACAGTAGGTACAAACAAAGACTATCAAACCATCAATGAGGCATTAAATGCGGTCGCTGCAATGAACCGCTCAAATGGAGAGAGAGTTACGATCATGATTGATCCAGGAAACTATGAAGAAATGCTGGTTGTCAATCAGGCCAATGTCACCTTGAAGAATGCCGCTGCTACACCAGATATCGCTTTGAAAGATGCGGGTGTTGGAATCTCTGACAATGCCGTCCGAATCACTTCTTACTACGGTCATGGTTACAGCTACTATAGCATGAGTTCAGACCAAAAATGGCATGCAGATGTATTGGCAGTCAACAGAGCCAACGGTCAATTGTCTTATGAGAATGTAGGTTCTGGTTCAGACAAAGGTTCATATTGGAACGCCACAGTGGTCGTGAGTGCCAGTGGGTTCGAAGCAGAAAACATCATTTTTGAGAATTCTTTCAATCAATACATTTCACAAAAGGAATCAGAAGATGTCGTAGTGATGTGGGCATCAGGAGGAAAAGGTGAGCGCCCAACTGATGCTGGTAATACTGCTGTTCAAAACAAAAGCTTTGTGGAGCGTGCTGCCGCCATTTCCATCACCAACAATGTAGACAAGGTGTTTTTGAAGGAATGTCGTGTGGTTGGTCGTCAGGATTCATTCTATGGAGGCAAGGGCTCAAGAGTGGCTGTGTACAAAGGAGCCATGATGGGTGGTACGGATTACCTATTTGGTGGTATGACTGCTGTGTTTTACAAATCTGATTTGGTCATGAACACCAGCGCTGACAAAAATGATGTCTCATACCTCACCGCAGCACAGCAGGAAAGTGGAAGAGGCTACTTGATGTATGCGTGTACAGTTACCTCTGCAGAGCCAGGTACAGAGACAGCATCTACCGAGAGATCCAAACCAGGGTACTTCGGACGTCCTTGGCAAGCTGCTACGAGTGAAGTTGTATTCTTCAATACCACCGTTGAAACTTCTGATTTTGAAGGATCTGAAGGCAAGTCATTGATCATTCCTGTTGGGTGGCTGAGCTCTTTGGGTGGTGAATCTCCTAAGATGTATGAGTTTGGCACAATCGAGGAGTCAGGAGAAGACAATCAATCTGTCCGTGCATCTTGGTCTACCGTGTTGTCAGGAGGTACGCTTGCTGATGCAACAGAAATTACACCTTTCAATTTTACCAAAGGCAATGATGATTGGGATCCATTTGCCCTATTGATCGAGCAAGAAGAGGAAGAAGAGGTGGAAGAACCTGAAGTATTGGAAATCCCAAACGATAAGCTGACTGCTACACATATTTACGCTTTTGAAAATGAAATTTATGTTTCCAATGTCAACTCATTGACCCAAGTTCGTGTGTACAACATGATGGGGAGATTGGTAAAGACTCTGGAAACCAAGGAGAATACAAGTTTTTATCTCAACAACGGTTTGTGGATTGTGAGAGTACAATCGGCTGATGGTCAAAAAGCCGCAAAAGTGCTAACGCGCTAA